A window of the Deinococcus gobiensis I-0 genome harbors these coding sequences:
- a CDS encoding DUF1517 domain-containing protein — MPRLSDSATPRPNRRDHRRGPRRSAALAFTALLAAGSLTLGSGPLHTPHLSLGVAAAQSGGGFGGSSSGGGGGSSGGGSFGGSGGGGGYSGGGYSGPIIINGGGYGGGYYGGSGFGIVPLILFGVVIFAVVGFMRRSLSSGGGARGLGSLVGGGGGSAQAVSVQLLLAQGDEVKTALQRVAQNGDPDSNEGLARMLQEAALVALRHPERWVYGNVERAQGGASSADSQVGAWATEARAAFTEQTTSNYQNRDVNSGFEHRGDYTFQKEAGDLYLAVTIAVAAHALSNLPPAGVTTAAEARAALSAISAVAPGDLIRAEVVWSPDAEGEFLSEDEAIQKYPKLTKL; from the coding sequence ATGCCCCGTCTCTCAGATTCCGCCACGCCGCGTCCGAATCGCCGGGATCACCGCCGTGGACCGCGCCGGAGCGCCGCGCTCGCCTTCACCGCCCTGCTGGCCGCCGGGAGCCTGACCCTGGGCAGCGGTCCCCTGCACACGCCGCACCTGAGCCTCGGGGTCGCCGCCGCGCAGTCGGGTGGGGGCTTCGGGGGCAGTTCGTCGGGTGGAGGCGGCGGGTCGTCGGGGGGCGGGTCCTTCGGCGGCTCGGGTGGGGGCGGGGGCTATTCGGGCGGCGGCTACAGCGGCCCCATCATCATCAATGGGGGCGGCTACGGCGGCGGGTACTACGGCGGCAGCGGCTTCGGCATCGTTCCGCTGATCCTGTTCGGTGTGGTGATCTTCGCGGTGGTGGGTTTCATGCGCCGCAGCCTGTCCTCGGGGGGCGGGGCCCGGGGGCTGGGCAGCCTCGTGGGTGGGGGCGGCGGCAGCGCGCAGGCCGTGAGCGTGCAGCTGCTGCTCGCCCAGGGCGACGAGGTGAAGACGGCCCTGCAACGCGTGGCCCAGAACGGCGACCCCGACAGCAACGAGGGCCTGGCGCGCATGCTTCAGGAAGCGGCGCTCGTCGCGCTGCGCCACCCCGAACGCTGGGTCTACGGCAACGTCGAGCGGGCGCAGGGCGGGGCGAGTTCGGCCGACAGCCAGGTGGGGGCCTGGGCCACCGAGGCCCGCGCCGCCTTTACCGAGCAGACCACCAGCAACTACCAGAACCGCGACGTGAACAGCGGCTTCGAGCACCGGGGCGACTACACCTTCCAGAAGGAGGCGGGCGACCTGTACCTCGCCGTGACCATCGCGGTGGCGGCGCACGCCCTGAGCAACCTGCCCCCGGCGGGCGTGACCACCGCCGCCGAGGCCCGCGCGGCGCTCTCGGCCATCAGCGCGGTGGCCCCCGGTGACCTCATCCGCGCCGAGGTCGTCTGGAGTCCCGACGCCGAGGGCGAATTCCTGAGCGAAGACGAGGCGATCCAGAAGTACCCCAAACTCACCAAGCTCTGA